In the genome of Diorhabda carinulata isolate Delta chromosome Y, icDioCari1.1, whole genome shotgun sequence, one region contains:
- the LOC130903105 gene encoding uncharacterized protein LOC130903105, whose protein sequence is MVQCWAPGCKHYNVRERCKFYRFPKDPKVRSKWIKLTRRTTEPGPGAFLCSCHFVDGKKENGPTIFLHNEGKMFNDQYPQKKKRPLQDGLELQIEPQASTSKETDDFSQSNHVMTEAENYFLRQSLEKATGSLSHLSETFSFDHIRSDNNLVILYTGLPTTDVFMALYHLLEKNEIRYYFKWKVEKMRKIDQLLMTLMKLKQNFPHQDLAVRFNVSQGTVSNVVTTSVHALHEILFKQFMSEIPDRSKNQLCLPNCFSSFTNCRIIIDCTEVYTCINRQSMSSQKLTYSSYKHRNTCKGLVGVAPNGVATFLSCLYPGSTSDKKIVKDCGILNQLKPGDLVLADKGFLIKDLMPPGVHINIPPFLTTPQFTTEQVHQTECIARARIHVERAIRRMKVFNILNLIPHSLLPHADAVFQVVGALTNLQYPLIKEVG, encoded by the exons atggtGCAGTGCTGGGCACCTGGCTGTAAGCATTACAATGTCAGAGAGCGTTGTAAGTTTTATAGATTTCCAAAGGATCCAAAAGTAAGAAGCAAATGGATAAAGCTAACAAG AAGAACAACAGAACCAGGTCCCGGAGCTTTTTTGTGTAGTTGTCATTTTGTAgatggaaaaaaagaaaatgggcCAACCATTTTTTTACACAATGAAGGAAAAATGTTTAACGACCAATATCcccagaaaaagaaaagaccACTTCAAGATGGGTTGGA ATTGCAAATTGAACCACAAGCATCTACGTCAAAAGAAACAGACGACTTCTCTCAAAGCAACCATGTTATGACAGAAGCAGAAAACTATTTCTTACGACAAAGTCTAGAAAAAGCTACAGGTAGTCTCTCTCACTTATCAGAAACATTCTCCTTTGATCATATTAGGAGTGATAATAACTTGGTCATTTTATATACTGGTTTGCCTACAACAGATGTATTCATGGCTCTGTAtcatttgttggaaaaaaatgaaataagatattattttaaatggaaggtagaaaaaatgagaaaaattgatcaGCTGCTCATGACTTTgatgaaattgaaacaaaattttccacatCAAGATTTAGCAGTAAGGTTTAATGTTTCACAAGGCACAGTCTCAAATGTTGTAACAACATCGGTGCATGCCttgcatgaaattttattcaaacaattcATGTCTGAAATACCAGATAGAAGTAAAAATCAGTTGTGCTTACCAAACTGTTTTAGTAGTTTCACAAATTGTAGAATTATAATAGATTGTACGGAAGTTTATACTTGTATAAATCGCCAAAGTATGTCTTCCCAGAAGTTGACGTACAGCTCATATAAGCATAGAAATACATGCAAAGGATTAGTAGGTGTTGCACCAAATGGTGTAGCTACATTTTTATCATGTTTATATCCAGGTTCAACATcagacaaaaaaattgtcaaagatTGTGGAATCTTAAATCAACTTAAACCTGGAGACTTGGTATTGGCAGATAAAGGATTCCTAATTAAAGATTTAATGCCTCCCGGAGTTCATATTAATATTCCCCCATTTCTTACAACTCCTCAATTCACTACAGAACAAGTTCATCAAACTGAATGCATTGCTCGAGCAAGGATTCATGTGGAGCGTGCTATAAGGAGAATGAAGGtgttcaatatattaaatttaattccaCATTCTTTGTTACCACATGCTGATGCTGTGTTTCAGGTAGTAGGTGCTTTAACAAACTTGCAGTATCCTTTAATTAAAGAAGTTGGATAA